The Candidatus Zixiibacteriota bacterium genomic interval GTTTATCCTCACCGCGCGTAAAGGCCTTGGCGATATACCTGTCACCGTGCCTGCGGAAGACCTCCTCACCGTCAAAATCGATCGGCGAGATTATCCGCCCCTTGCCCTCTTTGGCCACGAACTCGAAGTACCCCTTGATCGGGTTTCCGCCAAAGTTCAAAAGGGCCTTGCCTGATGCCGACGATACCGCCAGGCCCCAGTCCGGGCTGGCCGCAAGGCGCAAATCAACATCCCCCGATGCTGCCGAAAAACTGCTGCTTTGTGTCAAGGTGACTCCCTCTCCCTCGACACGGCCTGACGCCGATGATGCGCTGAAATCTCCCCTGCAGTCCTCCAGCACTACGTCACCCGATGCTGACGACAGGTCAAACTCCCCTTCGCAGTTGGTAAGCAGAATTTCTCCCGAGGCTACGCTGACAGTGAAATCCCCCTTGAGGTCATGAGCCTCGAAATCCCCGGATGCCGATGAAAACCGTATTCGGGTACCATCGGGAACCGTGATGATCCAGTCAGAGTCGCCGCTGGATGAACCGTAAAACTTCTCATCGATAACAATGGAATTCGCGCGTTCACGAATCTTCGGCTCAAACGAGTCATACGGGGTGTAGTGGGCGTCGACTTCCACGATGATTTTGCCGGGTTCTCCCTTGCGGATAATACAATCACCACTAATCGTATTGATCTTGACCATCTCTTTGGCATCGAAGGTCCTGGTTAACCCGCGCGCGTGAGCCCCGGCAGCCACGCCAATCAACATTACCAGAACGATTACTCCGGCCCGCTTAGAGGCGTTGAGATTTTTCATGCTTGTTTCCTCCTGACTCTCGGACTATTAACCTGCTACTGTTTTCACCCTAAACCGTATGATTGCACTTTCAGTAGTTCTATACGGATTGTTCCGGCCGCTGGTTTCGCACAAAAAAGAGCGGCGCAAAAGCGCCGCTCTTCAATGAGTTATGACCTGTGGATCAGTTCACTAGCCAAAAATCGCGAGGATATATGCGATACAGAACCACATCTTCCCCTTCCACAGCCTTCAAATATTCCTCAAAAGCCTCAAATTGGGATTCCGGACCGATCAGCAGACAACTTGCATCTTGAACCTCGGATAGCTTCGGCCCCCAACCGGGAAGTATCCTCCCCGTTACTGCCTCAAGACGCGACGCCAGTTTGTCATAGAGCCCCGCGTCCTGGCGCAGGTCAAGTATGCCCTGCCTGAACGAGCTTACCGCCTCCGGCGTAATTCCATCTGCCAGATCTGCCGCCATGCGCCGACCGCGTACTTCATACCTGTCGGCCGCCCGCCCGGCGCCGAACGTTAGCGCAATAGCGTACTCCGAAAGAGACTTATCGTAACCGGCGTTGCGCAACTCATCAACGACAAACTGAACCGTCTGAACCAGACTCGGGCAACGCTCCGCATAATAACCAATCTCTCCGGTAGTCTCACTGCTACGGATGCCATTCGAGTAGGCCAATCCTGCCGCCCATGTTTTCATAAAGAGCGAATGCGGGCCGCCTCCCGAATAAAGACGCACCGACAACAAATCGAGCAGTCCCTCCTGATCAGCATTAAAATAATTGACCGCCGGCGCTGAATAGTTGATCAACCCGTTGCGGGTACTCTCATTTATCAAGCCCACAAAAAGCGGCTGCTCCGTGCCGGTCATCCGCCGGCGAAGCCGCTCGTGGACTACCGGATTGCTGGAGTAAACCTGCTTAACCGAG includes:
- a CDS encoding DUF4097 family beta strand repeat-containing protein produces the protein MKNLNASKRAGVIVLVMLIGVAAGAHARGLTRTFDAKEMVKINTISGDCIIRKGEPGKIIVEVDAHYTPYDSFEPKIRERANSIVIDEKFYGSSSGDSDWIITVPDGTRIRFSSASGDFEAHDLKGDFTVSVASGEILLTNCEGEFDLSSASGDVVLEDCRGDFSASSASGRVEGEGVTLTQSSSFSAASGDVDLRLAASPDWGLAVSSASGKALLNFGGNPIKGYFEFVAKEGKGRIISPIDFDGEEVFRRHGDRYIAKAFTRGEDKPEILIETASGKAELREK